The Malus domestica chromosome 06, GDT2T_hap1 genome has a segment encoding these proteins:
- the LOC103437637 gene encoding probable UDP-N-acetylglucosamine--peptide N-acetylglucosaminyltransferase SPINDLY produces MSEQNEPQQPYPAAKSSKPPPQPPKPAAFSANLNSDPPETDGAAPSTCQHHHTSPVFSLLPPYPKSSDGQSAVNESIEAEGKRLSKLGKSRSRNCKVDCAMDDGADAADGYLPGQGISSSREEKVSSLKTGLVHVARRMPKNAHAHFILGLMYQRLGQPSKAVLAYEKAEEILLRPDAEIDRRELLSLVQIHHAQCLMLETLGDGSFDKELEPQELDVINSKLKESMQSDVRQAAVWNTLGLILLKTGRLQSAIAVLSSLLAVAPDNYDCLGNLGIAYLQNGNLELSEKCFQELILKDQNHPAALINYAALLLCRYGSVVAGAGANAGEGASADHTSAVNVAKECLFASLKEDPKAAHVWANLANAYYMTGDHRNSSKCLEKAAKLEVNCCMSTRYAVAVHRIKDAERFQDPSDQISWAGNEMASIIRDGDSVSVELPIAWAGLAMVHKAQHEIASAFEAEQNTLMEVEEHADYSLKQAVAEDPDDAVQWHQLGLHSLCTRQFKDSQKYLKAAVARFKECSYAWSNLGISLQLSDEPSQSEEVYKRALALATTKHAHTIFSNLGNLYRQQKHYERAKAMFTKSLELQPGYAPAFNNLGLVFVAEGQWEEAKFCFDKALRADPLLDAAKSNMLKAVSASSSCAGLSSSLLQD; encoded by the exons ATGTCCGAACAAAACGAGCCTCAGCAGCCATACCCAGCCGCAAAGAGCTCAAAGCCGCCGCCACAGCCACCGAAACCCGCCGCTTTCTCCGCCAATCTCAACTCCGACCCTCCCGAAACAGACGGCGCAGCTCCCTCCACGTGTCAGCACCACCACACCTCCCCagtcttctctcttcttccccCTTACCCGAAATCCTCCGACGGGCAATCAGCAGTCAACGAAAGCATCGAAGCCGAAGGCAAACGATTGAGCAAGCTGGGAAAAAGCAGGTCGAGGAATTGCAAGGTGGACTGTGCAATGGATGATGGAGCTGATGCTGCCGATGGGTATCTTCCTGGTCAAGGAATTTCGTCGTCTCGTGAAGAAAAAGTCAGCAGCCTCAAAACT GGTTTGGTTCATGTGGCGAGGCGGATGCCCAAAAATGCCCATGCTCATTTTATACTGGGTTTGATGTATCAGAGATTGGGGCAGCCTTCAAAG gcagttttggcATATGAGAAGGCAGAAGAGATTTTGCTCCGCCCTGATGCAGAGATCGACAGGCGCGAGCTCCTTTCACTAGTTCAAATTCATCATGCGCAG TGCCTTATGCTAGAAACTTTGGGGGATGGTAGTTTCGACAAAGAACTTGAACCTCAAGAGCTTGATGTAATTAATTCCAAACTAAAGGAATCAATGCAATCAGATGTAAGACAAGCAGCTGTGTGGAATACCCTCGGCTTGATACTACTTAAGACTGGTCGTCTGCAG AGTGCAATTGCAGTTTTATCATCTCTGTTAGCTGTTGCCCCCGACAACTATGATTGTCTTGGAAACCTTGGGATTGCTTACCTTCAAAA TGGAAATTTGGAACTTTCAGAAAAATGTTTTCAGGAGTTGATACTCAAAGATCAAAATCATCCTGCGGCCTTAATTAATTACGCTGCCCTCCTTTTATGTAGATATGGTTCGGTTGTTGCAG GTGCTGGGGCAAATGCTGGTGAAGGTGCTTCTGCAGATCACACTTCTGCTGTCAATGTTGCGAAGGAGTGTTTGTTTGCATCGCTAAAAGAGGATCCTAAAGCAGCACACGTGTGGGCTAATCTTGCTAATGCATATTATATGACCGGTGATCATAGAAATTCCAGCAAGTGCTTGGAGAAG GCGGCAAAACTGGAGGTCAATTGTTGTATGTCTACTCGATATGCTGTTGCAGTACACCGAATCAAGGATGCAGAAAGGTTTCAAGACCCTAGTGACCAAATTTCCTGGGCAGGAAATGAAATGGCTTCAATTATAAGAGATGGAGATTCTGTCTCGGTTGAACTTCCTATAGCGTGGGCAGGCCTTGCGATGGTGCACAAAGCCCAACATGAGATCGCATCAGCATTTGAAGCTGAACAGAATACCTTAATGGAGGTAGAAGAGCATGCTGATTATAGTTTAAAGCAG GCAGTAGCAGAGGATCCAGATGATGCTGTGCAATGGCACCAGCTTGGTCTCCATAGCTTATGTACTCGGCAATTCAAAGACTCGCAAAAGTACCTCAAAGCTGCAGTTGCCCGTTTTAAAGAGTGCAGCTATGCATGGTCAAATCTAG GTATCTCACTGCAACTATCAGATGAGCCATCGCAATCTGAAGAAGTTTACAAGCGGGCTTTAGCATTGGCAACAACTAAACACGCCCACACTATATTCTCCAACCTTGGAAATCTCTACCGCCAGCAGAAGCACTACGAACGTGCCAAAGCAATGTTTACAAAGTCTCTAGAGCTCCAGCCAGGCTATGCTCCCGCATTTAACAACTTGGGTCTCGTATTTGTTGCCGAGGGTCAGTGGGAGGAAGCCAAATTCTGCTTTGACAAAGCCCTCCGGGCAGACCCGTTGCTGGATGCTGCCAAGTCCAACATGCTTAAAGCGGTGTCTGCATCAAGTTCATGTGCAGGCCTGTCCTCTAGTCTTCTTCAAGATTAA
- the LOC103409685 gene encoding CBBY-like protein, with translation MASMASCHTLATLSFINPLPSHKNTTPIANLKSQERTLQSSLVGTAIIIGKTMSSKIGTTSSSASASSFSTLPSALLFDCDGVLVDTEKDGHRISFNNTFKEKELGVTWDVDLFGELLKIAGGKERMTTYFNNTGWPENAPKSEEERKAFVVSLHKRKTELFLALIEKKSLPLRPGVAKLIDQALAEGVKVAVCSASNEKAVSAIVSILLGPERAEKIKIFAGEVVPRKKPDPAIYLLAANTLGVDPSSCVVIEDSAIGLAAAKAAGMKCVITKSGYTVDEDFQSADAVFDVIGDPPEERFDLAFCRSLLKQSVS, from the exons ATGGCGTCAATGGCGTCCTGTCATACCTTAGCTACATTATCTTTTATAAACCCGTTGCCATCTCACAAAAACACAACCCCCATTGCCAACCTCAAATCCCAAGAAAGGACCTTACAATCTTCACTGGTGGGCACAGCAATAATCATTGGCAAAACAATGAGCAGCAAGATTGGAACAACATCTAGCtctgcttctgcttcttctttttctacTCTTCCTTCTGCTCTTCTCTTCGATTGCGATGGTGTGCTTGTCGACACGGAGAAGGACGGCCACCGGATTTCTTTCAACAACACTTTCAAAGAG AAAGAATTGGGTGTTACTTGGGATGTCGATTTATTCGGCGAATTGCTCAAGATTGCAGGTGGAAAAGAAAG AATGACAACCTATTTTAACAACACGGGTTGGCCGGAAAATGCTCCGAAgagtgaagaagaaagaaaagcatTCGTAGTTTCACTTCACAAGCGAAAGACAGAGTTGTTCTTGGCCCTTATTGAGAAAAAGTCACTGCCGCTTCGGCCAGGGGTTGCAAA GCTGATAGATCAGGCTTTAGCAGAAGGAGTTAAAGTTGCCGTCTGCAGCGCTTCCAATGAGAAGGCG GTCTCTGCAATAGTTTCAATCTTGCTGGGACCAGAACGGGCAGAAAAAATCAAGATATTCGCCGGAGAAGTGGTTCCTCGCAAGAAGCCTGATCCC GCTATCTATTTATTGGCGGCTAACACTCTCGGCGTTGATCCTTCAAG TTGTGTGGTAATCGAGGACAGTGCTATAGGCCTTGCAGCTGCCAAAGCTGCTGGAATGAAGTGTGTCATAACCAAGAGCGG ATACACAGTTGATGAAGATTTTCAGAGTGCAGATGCAGTTTTTGACGTCATCGGAGATCCTCCGGAGGAGCGATTTGACTTGGCATTCTGCAGAAGCCTTCTCAAGCAATCTGTGAGCTAG
- the LOC103437644 gene encoding peptide methionine sulfoxide reductase-like, with the protein MAAASDNSAVNNPALGPDSDTTDNPGHEFAQFGSGCFWGAELRFQRVVGVVKTEVGYSQGHADDPNYKLVCTGTTNHAEVVRVQFDPEVCPYKDLLTVFWDRHDPTTLNRQGGDVGTQYRSGIYYYNKNQARLAEESKEAKQAELKDKKVVTEILPAKKFYRAEEYHQQYLEKGGGKGNKQSAEKGCTDPIRCYG; encoded by the exons ATGGCCGCCGCTTCCGACAATTCCGCTGTCAACAACCCGGCTCTGGGCCCGGACTCGGATACTACGGACAATCCGGGTCACGAGTTCGCTCAGTTCGGATCCGGGTGCTTCTGGGGAGCGGAGCTGAGGTTCCAGCGAGTGGTAGGGGTGGTGAAGACCGAGGTCGGGTACTCCCAAGGCCATGCGGACGATCCCAATTACAAATTGGTGTGCACCGGAACAACGAACCACGCGGAGGTGGTTCGGGTCCAGTTTGACCCGGAAGTCTGCCCCTACAAGGATCTGCTAACTGTGTTTTGGGATCGCCATGATCCAACGACGCTTAATCGCCAG GGAGGAGATGTTGGCACACAATACCGATCCGGAATCTACTACTACAACAAAAACCAGGCTCGGCTGGCCGAGGAATCGAAGGAAGCTAAGCAGGCGGAGTTGAAGGATAAGAAGGTGGTGACGGAGATCCTCCCGGCAAAGAAATTTTACAGGGCGGAGGAATACCATCAGCAATATCTCGAAAAAGGAGGAGGTAAAGGCAACAAACAATCTGCCGAGAAGGGTTGCACTGATCCTATCAGATGCTATGGTTGA
- the LOC103437643 gene encoding vignain: MTKFVWVALALSLALVMGVSESFDYHEKDLASEESLWGLYERWRSHHTVSRSLDEKNKRFNVFKENVKHVHNTNKGDKPYKLKLNKFADMTNHEFRSVYAGSKVKHHRMFQGQRADTGFRYGNVGSVPPSVDWRKNGAVTPVKDQGHCGSCWAFSTVVAVEGINQIKTKNLVSLSEQELVDCDTEQNHGCNGGLMELAMEFIKQRGGLTAETNYPYRAADSTCNVAKENAPAVSIDGHESVPANDEDALLKAAANQPISVAIDAGGSDFQFYHEGVFDGKCGTELDHGVAVVGYGTTLDGTKYWIVKNSWGTEWGEEGYIRMQRGVSAKEGICGIAMEASYPVKNSSTNPQAAPTSNPKDEL; encoded by the exons ATGACTAAGTTTGTTTGGGTTGCGCTTGCTCTCTCGCTCGCTTTGGTTATGGGGGTTTCTGAGAGTTTCGACTACCACGAGAAGGACTTGGCCTCGGAGGAGAGCTTGTGGGGTTTGTACGAGAGGTGGAGGAGCCATCACACGGTTTCTAGGAGCCTCGACGAGAAGAACAAGCGATTCAATGTGTTTAAGGAGAATGTCAAGCATGTTCACAACACTAACAAAGGTGATAAGCCTTACAAGCTGAAGCTTAACAAGTTTGCTGACATGACCAACCATGAGTTCAGGAGTGTTTACGCTGGTTCGAAGGTTAAGCACCATAGAATGTTCCAAGGGCAGCGTGCTGACACAGGCTTTCGGTATGGAAATGTTGGGAGTGTCCCACCATCTGTTGATTGGAGAAAGAATGGAGCTGTCACTCCCGTTAAGGATCAAGGCCATTGTG GTAGTTGCTGGGCATTTTCAACTGTTGTAGCTGTTGAGGGCATCAATCAAATTAAGACAAAAAATCTGGTTTCGTTGTCTGAACAAGAGTTGGTCGATTGTGACACGGAACAAAACCATGGATGCAATGGAGGTCTAATGGAACTGGCAATGGAGTTCATCAAACAAAGGGGAGGCCTGACAGCCGAAACTAATTACCCTTACCGAGCAGCAGATTCAACATGTAATGTTGCAAAG GAAAACGCTCCGGCAGTGTCCATTGATGGCCATGAGAGTGTGCCTGCTAATGACGAGGATGCATTGCTCAAAGCAGCTGCAAACCAACCTATTTCTGTCGCCATTGATGCTGGAGGTTCCGATTTCCAATTCTACCATGAG GGGGTATTTGATGGAAAATGCGGCACAGAGCTTGATCACGGAGTAGCAGTTGTTGGCTACGGAACAACACTTGACGGAACCAAGTATTGGATAGTAAAGAACTCATGGGGAACCGAGTGGGGAGAGGAGGGTTACATAAGGATGCAGCGCGGCGTCTCTGCTAAGGAAGGGATATGCGGAATAGCAATGGAGGCTTCGTATCCCGTCAAGAACTCATCGACAAACCCTCAAGCAGCACCTACCtcaaaccctaaggatgaactCTAA